One segment of Dryobates pubescens isolate bDryPub1 chromosome 23, bDryPub1.pri, whole genome shotgun sequence DNA contains the following:
- the ADRA2C gene encoding alpha-2C adrenergic receptor produces the protein MPRTPIMDLLLVVNTSLGSPNESLALPPSSPSSSALLQPPSPYSPAAVASLAAVVGFLIVFTIVGNVLVVIAVLTSRALRAPQNLFLVSLASADILVATLVMPFSLANELMNYWYFGKAWCNIYLALDVLFCTSSIVHLCAISLDRYWSVTQAVEYNLKRTPRRIKAIILTVWLISAVISFPPLISVYRDPEGDVFPQCKLNDETWYILSSCIGSFFAPCLIMVLVYIRIYRVAKLRTRTLSEKRTMPEGSSQTENGLSRTAGGCMSLRMPLGENGHYSVHHWRKASELEDIELEESSTSESRRRRSREEHPRKSGKSQSFSYSFSSKHSSSRLSRSSSRSMQFFSYRRRRKRSSICRKKVAQAREKRFTFVLAVVMGVFVVCWFPFFFSYSLYGICREACEVPETLFKFFFWIGYCNSSLNPVIYTIFNQDFRRSFKHILFKKKKKNFRH, from the coding sequence ATGCCCCGCACACCCATCATGgatctgctgctggtggtgaacACGAGCCTAGGCTCCCCCAACGAGTCCCTGGCGCTGCCCCCCTCCTCGCcgtcctcctctgccctccttcAGCCGCCCTCCCCGTACTCCCCGGCGGCCGtggccagcctggcagctgtggtGGGCTTCCTCATCGTCTTTACCATCGTGGGCAACGTGCTGGTGGTGATAGCTGTGCTTACCAGCCGGGCGCTGAGAGCCCCCCAGAATCTCTTCCTGGTGTCTCTGGCCAGCGCAGACATCCTGGTGGCTACCCTGGTCATGCCTTTCTCCCTAGCCAACGAGCTTATGAATTACTGGTACTTCGGCAAGGCTTGGTGCAACATTTACCTGGCGCTGGACGTGCTTTTCTGCACCTCCTCCATTGTCCACCTGTGTGCCATCAGCCTGGACAGGTATTGGTCGGTCACACAGGCGGTGGAGTACAACCTCAAACGGACCCCTCGGCGGATCAAGGCCATCATCCTCACTGTCTGGCTCATTTCGGCTGTCATCTCCTTCCCACCATTGATCTCCGTCTACCGGGACCCTGAAGGAGACGTCTTTCCCCAGTGCAAGCTCAACGATGAGACATGGTACATCCTTTCTTCTTGTATTGGCTCTTTCTTTGCCCCCTGCCTCATCATGGTGTTGGTCTATATCCGCATCTACCGTGTGGCCAAACTAAGGACCAGGACCCTCTCTGAGAAGCGTACCATGCCAGAGGGGTCCTCCCAGACTGAGAATGGCTTGAGCCGCACTGCTGGCGGCTGCATGTCCCTGAGGATGCCTCTGGGAGAGAATGGACATTATTCAGTGCACCACTGGCGCAAAGCCTCAGAGCTGGAGGACAttgagctggaggagagcagcacctCAGAGAGCAGACGGAGGCGGAGCCGAGAGGAGCATCCCCGCAAGAGTGGCAAGAGCCAGTCCTTCTCCTACTCCTTCTCCTCCAAGCACTCCAGCAGCCGTCTGTCCCGCTCCAGCAGTCGTTCCATGCAGTTCTTCTCGTACCGCCGGCGCCGGAAGCGTAGCAGCATCTGTCGTAAGAAAGTCGCCCAGGCCCGGGAGAAACGGTTCACTTTTGTGCTGGCCGTGGTCATGGGGGTCTTTGTAGTTTGCTGgttccctttcttcttcagcTACAGCCTCTATGGTATTTGCCGGGAGGCATGTGAGGTCCCCGAGACTCTGTTCAAGTTCTTCTTCTGGATTGGGTATTGCAATAGCTCCCTCAACCCAGTCATCTACACCATCTTCAACCAGGACTTCCGCAGGTCCTTTAAACACATTCTGtttaagaagaagaagaagaacttCCGGCATTGA